A genomic stretch from Caldicellulosiruptoraceae bacterium PP1 includes:
- a CDS encoding reverse transcriptase-like protein, with product MYKGYFDGASKNNPGHAGIGIVILDQNNKEVLTYSKYLGVKTNNEAEYLALIELLEKAKELGIEEINIFGDSQLVVNQVNGNWRINQSHLFSLAQKVEELITQFKNVSINWIPREKNTIADKLSNEAIMQLDKKDTSNVILEKIKKYIYIAYGKEEYVVDTFHRSCSCPDFQIRKNICKHLQKALELEETKIIKG from the coding sequence ATGTATAAAGGATATTTTGATGGTGCATCCAAAAACAATCCGGGACATGCGGGAATTGGCATAGTAATATTGGACCAAAACAATAAGGAAGTATTAACATATTCAAAATATCTTGGCGTAAAAACAAATAATGAAGCTGAATATCTTGCGTTAATAGAATTATTAGAAAAAGCAAAAGAGTTAGGTATTGAAGAAATTAATATATTTGGAGATAGCCAATTAGTCGTTAATCAAGTTAATGGAAACTGGCGAATTAACCAATCACACCTTTTTTCTTTGGCACAAAAAGTTGAGGAATTAATAACTCAATTCAAAAATGTATCTATCAATTGGATTCCAAGAGAAAAGAATACAATAGCAGATAAACTTTCTAATGAAGCTATTATGCAATTAGACAAAAAAGATACATCAAATGTAATATTAGAAAAAATCAAAAAATATATATATATTGCTTATGGCAAAGAGGAATATGTTGTTGATACTTTTCATAGATCTTGTTCATGTCCAGATTTTCAGATAAGAAAAAATATCTGCAAGCATTTGCAGAAAGCTTTAGAATTAGAAGAAACAAAAATTATTAAGGGGTGA
- a CDS encoding LysM peptidoglycan-binding domain-containing protein: MRKIIRIKNKKRFSLSISFVLTIILLCILSTAFSNNINDFKNIKFIEVTVQEGQTLWELSENYVDNSIDIRKYIDVIEKINNIEGGYIYPGQSIKFIKSEDFKNIY, from the coding sequence ATGAGAAAAATTATTCGTATAAAAAACAAAAAAAGATTTTCTTTATCAATTAGTTTTGTGTTAACTATAATATTATTATGTATACTATCAACAGCATTTAGCAATAACATTAATGATTTTAAGAACATTAAATTTATTGAAGTTACTGTTCAGGAAGGACAGACACTTTGGGAACTATCAGAAAATTATGTAGATAACAGTATTGACATTCGAAAATATATTGATGTTATTGAAAAAATAAATAATATTGAAGGTGGTTATATTTATCCTGGACAATCAATTAAATTTATAAAATCCGAAGACTTTAAAAATATTTATTAA
- a CDS encoding DUF3854 domain-containing protein produces the protein MKLVDITMEMVLNKVSLIIKKQRGNELNCLCPFCDSTNKREGHLYINIHKNTFICHKCGEKGNALQLYALLTFQDTKEAYKELTKDNFSISEVKNIYKSAITKEKAIATDEQRDKVYSELLNMLTLKDRHKQDLLKRGLSNIVVKNNQYKSFDLSKTERIEVCKKLLEKGLNLEGIPGFFKHKTTGEWDFISYKGYAIPVKNLQGQIVGLQVRMEEGQDSKYRWFSSSSAGEYGTSAESRLHISGILGIYSDEIYITEGALKADVASYLSGKTFIGLAGVSSNHYELIKVLQKLKPKKVYLTFDMDLYSKKEVKENIMKIANLLKNVNVNFKILKWDRRYKGIDDYLLSRKRAS, from the coding sequence ATGAAGTTAGTAGATATTACAATGGAAATGGTATTGAATAAAGTAAGTTTAATTATTAAAAAGCAAAGAGGAAATGAACTTAATTGTTTATGCCCTTTTTGCGACAGCACAAACAAAAGAGAAGGACACTTATACATTAATATTCATAAGAATACTTTTATATGTCATAAGTGTGGTGAAAAGGGTAATGCGTTGCAGTTATACGCATTACTAACGTTTCAAGATACAAAAGAGGCTTATAAAGAATTGACAAAAGACAATTTTTCAATTAGTGAAGTAAAAAACATTTATAAGTCAGCAATAACAAAAGAAAAAGCAATAGCAACTGATGAACAAAGGGATAAAGTTTATAGTGAACTTCTAAATATGCTAACTCTAAAAGATAGGCATAAACAAGACTTATTAAAACGTGGTTTGTCGAATATTGTCGTAAAAAATAACCAGTATAAATCATTTGATTTATCAAAAACTGAAAGAATTGAAGTCTGCAAAAAGTTATTAGAAAAAGGTTTAAACCTTGAAGGAATTCCAGGCTTTTTTAAACATAAAACTACTGGAGAATGGGATTTTATATCATACAAAGGTTATGCAATACCTGTAAAAAATCTACAAGGACAAATTGTGGGATTACAGGTAAGAATGGAAGAAGGACAAGACAGTAAATATAGATGGTTCTCCAGTAGCAGTGCTGGTGAATATGGAACATCAGCCGAATCAAGATTGCATATTTCGGGTATATTAGGTATATATAGTGACGAAATATATATAACAGAAGGAGCATTAAAGGCTGATGTTGCTTCATATTTGTCAGGCAAAACGTTTATTGGATTAGCTGGAGTTTCGTCAAACCATTATGAACTTATAAAAGTTTTGCAGAAGTTAAAACCTAAAAAAGTATATTTGACATTTGATATGGATCTATATTCTAAAAAAGAAGTCAAAGAAAACATAATGAAAATTGCAAATTTATTAAAGAATGTTAATGTTAATTTCAAAATATTAAAATGGGATAGAAGGTATAAAGGTATTGATGATTATTTATTGTCAAGAAAAAGAGCGAGCTAA
- a CDS encoding sugar-binding transcriptional regulator: MNDNIDLIRKIAPEILPLIEKRYDILNTIRYYQPIGRRLLAEKLGIGERNVRNEIENLKSMGLVTITENGMYIVPEVEDIIENLSHIVYDIKGLVDVQKEVKSILQAKDVFIVPGDADKNPLVLKEIGKLASKIILPYLSDIKTIAVTGGTTVKEVVDSFPKLNYKNILVVPARGGIGQEVEKQANTLASELAKKIGGSYKLLHLPDNMDEEVYKLIIKQKDIIDVLNDINRADMLLFGIGNAIEMAKRRRFDDSLISILNNVGAIGEIFGYYYNKNREIVYSTTTIGIKLETLKNIKYMIGVAGGKHKAQAILSLGDIRYQTIFVIDEGIAEEIIRYK; the protein is encoded by the coding sequence ATGAATGATAATATTGATTTAATTAGAAAAATTGCACCTGAAATCTTACCACTAATTGAAAAAAGATATGATATTTTAAACACAATTAGATATTACCAACCTATAGGTAGAAGATTATTAGCTGAAAAACTTGGTATTGGTGAAAGAAATGTTAGAAATGAGATAGAAAATTTAAAGTCTATGGGTCTTGTTACTATTACAGAAAATGGTATGTATATAGTTCCTGAAGTAGAAGATATTATTGAAAATCTTTCACATATAGTATATGATATAAAAGGATTGGTTGATGTCCAAAAAGAGGTAAAATCAATTTTACAGGCAAAAGATGTTTTTATAGTTCCAGGTGATGCTGATAAAAACCCCTTAGTATTAAAAGAAATTGGTAAACTTGCAAGTAAGATCATTCTACCTTATCTTTCAGATATTAAAACTATAGCAGTAACTGGCGGAACTACTGTTAAAGAGGTTGTTGATTCTTTTCCTAAACTAAATTACAAAAATATCTTGGTTGTTCCAGCACGTGGTGGCATAGGACAAGAAGTTGAAAAACAAGCAAATACGTTAGCATCAGAACTTGCTAAAAAAATTGGTGGATCATATAAACTTCTTCATTTACCTGATAATATGGATGAAGAGGTATACAAACTAATAATTAAGCAAAAGGATATTATAGATGTTTTAAATGATATCAATAGGGCTGATATGTTGCTATTTGGTATAGGTAATGCAATTGAAATGGCTAAAAGACGGCGATTTGATGATAGTTTAATTAGTATATTAAATAATGTTGGTGCTATTGGAGAAATTTTTGGTTACTATTATAACAAAAATAGAGAAATTGTTTACTCAACAACAACTATAGGTATAAAACTTGAAACTTTAAAAAATATTAAATATATGATTGGTGTTGCTGGTGGAAAACATAAAGCACAAGCAATACTTTCACTTGGTGATATTAGATATCAAACTATATTTGTAATTGATGAAGGCATTGCTGAAGAAATAATAAGATACAAATAA
- the eno gene encoding phosphopyruvate hydratase: MKVDLSITSVIGREILDSRGNPTVEVEVVVNDEYVGRAAVPSGASTGIFEAVELRDGDKKRYLGKGVLKAVENVNEIIAPELIGLNALNQTEIDKLMLELDGTENKGKLGANAILGVSLAVAKAAATALGLPLYQYIGGVNAKYLPVPMMNILNGGKHADNSVDLQEFMIMPVGAKSFSDALRMCAEVFHNLRSVLKARGYNTTVGDEGGFAPNLKSNEEPLEVIVEAIQKAGYTPGTDIAIALDPATSELYNEEDGKYHFEREGKIRTKEEMVDFWVKLVEKYPIVSIEDGVAEEDWEGWKMLTEALGKKVQLVGDDLFVTNTKRLAKGIELGVGNSILIKLNQIGTLTETLEAIEMANRAGYTAVVSHRSGETEDTTIADLVVAVNAGQIKTGAPSRTDRVAKYNQLLRIEEELGDVAVYPGMKAFFNIKK; encoded by the coding sequence ATGAAGGTAGATCTTTCAATTACTTCAGTTATAGGTAGAGAAATATTAGACTCAAGAGGTAATCCAACTGTTGAAGTTGAGGTTGTTGTAAATGATGAATATGTTGGTAGAGCAGCTGTTCCTTCAGGAGCTTCAACTGGTATATTTGAAGCAGTTGAATTAAGAGATGGTGATAAAAAAAGATATCTTGGTAAAGGTGTATTAAAAGCAGTTGAAAATGTTAATGAGATAATAGCACCAGAACTTATTGGGCTTAATGCATTAAACCAAACTGAAATTGATAAACTTATGCTTGAGCTTGATGGAACAGAAAATAAAGGAAAACTTGGTGCAAATGCAATTCTTGGTGTTTCACTTGCTGTTGCAAAAGCAGCTGCAACTGCATTAGGTCTTCCACTTTATCAATATATTGGTGGTGTTAATGCAAAATACTTACCAGTTCCAATGATGAATATTTTAAATGGCGGAAAACATGCTGATAACTCTGTTGACCTACAAGAGTTTATGATAATGCCAGTTGGTGCAAAGAGCTTTAGTGATGCATTAAGAATGTGTGCTGAGGTATTCCACAACTTAAGAAGTGTATTAAAAGCTAGAGGGTATAATACAACAGTTGGTGATGAAGGCGGATTTGCACCAAATCTAAAATCAAACGAAGAACCACTTGAAGTTATTGTTGAAGCTATACAAAAGGCTGGTTACACACCAGGGACAGACATTGCAATAGCTCTTGATCCAGCAACATCAGAGCTCTACAATGAAGAAGATGGAAAATACCATTTTGAAAGAGAAGGAAAGATAAGAACAAAAGAAGAAATGGTAGATTTCTGGGTTAAATTAGTAGAGAAGTATCCAATTGTTTCAATCGAAGATGGTGTTGCAGAAGAAGATTGGGAAGGCTGGAAGATGCTAACTGAAGCACTTGGTAAAAAAGTTCAGCTTGTTGGTGATGATTTATTTGTTACAAATACTAAGAGACTTGCAAAGGGAATTGAACTTGGTGTAGGTAACTCAATTCTTATAAAACTCAATCAGATAGGAACATTAACTGAAACTCTTGAAGCAATTGAAATGGCAAATAGAGCTGGTTATACGGCAGTTGTTTCTCATAGATCAGGTGAAACAGAGGATACAACAATTGCTGATTTAGTTGTTGCAGTAAATGCTGGCCAAATTAAAACAGGTGCTCCATCAAGAACAGATAGAGTTGCAAAATATAATCAATTATTAAGGATAGAAGAAGAACTTGGAGATGTTGCTGTATATCCAGGAATGAAAGCATTCTTTAATATAAAGAAGTAA
- the gpmI gene encoding 2,3-bisphosphoglycerate-independent phosphoglycerate mutase: protein MKRPVVLIIMDGWGYNPKKEYNAVALGNTPNLDSYQEKYPYTLIGSSGMDVGLPEGQMGNSEVGHLNLGAGRIVYQEFTRVTKSIKDGDFFEKKEFLDAIENCKKNNSSLHLMGLLSDGGVHSHNTHLYALLKLAKDKGLNDVYVHCFLDGRDVPPSSAKIYIEELELKMQEIGVGKIATVMGRYYAMDRDKRWDRVEKAYNAMVFGEGEYANSAIEAVEKSYQLGNTDEFVLPTVILNNNSPVGKVKENDSVIFFNFRPDRARQITRAFCDIDFDGFERKTGYFKLYYVCLTQYDVTIKNCYVAFKPEGLENTLGEFLSKLNLKQLRIAETEKYAHVTFFFNGGVETPNANEDRVLIPSPKVATYDMKPEMSAHEVTDALLERIESDQYDVIICNYANGDMVGHTGVLDAAIKAVEAVDECIGKVVNKVLEKSGVVIITADHGNCEQMLDYETGEPHTAHTTNKVPLHLIGLGNVKLRDNGILADIAPTILDILNIQKPNDMKGLSLIIRE, encoded by the coding sequence ATGAAAAGACCAGTAGTATTGATTATAATGGATGGTTGGGGGTACAATCCTAAAAAAGAATACAATGCAGTTGCTTTAGGAAATACTCCTAACCTTGACTCTTATCAAGAAAAGTACCCATATACTTTGATAGGTAGCTCAGGTATGGATGTAGGTCTTCCAGAAGGACAGATGGGTAATTCAGAGGTTGGACATCTTAATTTAGGTGCGGGTCGTATAGTATATCAAGAATTTACTAGAGTAACTAAATCAATAAAAGATGGAGATTTCTTTGAGAAAAAAGAATTTTTAGATGCTATTGAAAATTGCAAAAAGAATAATTCTTCATTACACTTAATGGGACTTTTATCAGATGGTGGAGTTCATAGTCATAATACTCATTTATATGCATTATTAAAACTAGCAAAAGATAAAGGTTTAAATGATGTATATGTCCATTGTTTTCTTGATGGACGAGATGTCCCACCTTCAAGTGCAAAAATATATATTGAAGAACTTGAATTAAAAATGCAAGAAATTGGTGTAGGCAAGATTGCGACAGTTATGGGTAGATACTATGCTATGGATAGAGATAAAAGATGGGATAGAGTAGAAAAAGCATATAATGCAATGGTATTTGGCGAGGGTGAATACGCTAATTCTGCAATCGAAGCAGTCGAGAAATCGTATCAATTAGGAAATACTGATGAATTTGTTCTACCTACTGTTATATTAAATAATAATAGTCCTGTTGGTAAAGTTAAGGAAAATGATTCAGTTATATTCTTTAACTTCAGACCTGACAGAGCAAGGCAAATAACAAGGGCATTTTGTGATATTGATTTTGACGGCTTTGAAAGAAAAACCGGATATTTTAAACTTTATTATGTTTGTTTAACTCAATATGATGTTACAATTAAAAATTGTTATGTTGCATTCAAGCCTGAAGGACTTGAAAATACTTTGGGTGAATTTTTAAGTAAGCTTAATCTTAAACAATTAAGAATAGCTGAAACAGAAAAATATGCACATGTTACTTTCTTCTTTAATGGTGGTGTTGAAACCCCAAATGCTAATGAAGATAGAGTATTAATTCCATCACCAAAAGTAGCAACTTATGATATGAAACCAGAGATGAGTGCTCATGAAGTAACAGATGCTTTACTTGAAAGAATAGAAAGCGATCAATATGACGTAATTATCTGCAACTATGCAAATGGTGATATGGTAGGACACACTGGTGTATTAGATGCAGCTATAAAGGCAGTGGAAGCTGTTGACGAATGTATAGGGAAGGTTGTTAATAAGGTACTTGAAAAAAGTGGTGTTGTTATAATAACAGCTGACCATGGTAACTGTGAACAAATGCTTGATTATGAAACCGGAGAACCACATACAGCTCACACAACAAACAAAGTACCATTACATTTAATTGGATTAGGAAATGTTAAACTAAGAGATAATGGAATACTTGCTGATATTGCTCCCACAATATTAGACATATTAAATATACAAAAGCCTAATGATATGAAAGGTTTATCCCTTATAATCAGGGAATAA
- the tpiA gene encoding triose-phosphate isomerase: MPTLNKKTIEDIEVSGKKVLVRVDFNIPQDENGNITDDRRIREALPTIKYLINNNAKVILVSHLGRPKGKFDMKYSMAPVAKRLSELLGKDVVLAKDVVGEDAQKCVSEMKEKEVVLLENVRFHKEEEANDEEFAKKLANLADIYVNDAFGTAHRAHASTAGVAEFLPAVAGYLMKKEIEMLGNTLAKPERPFVAILGGAKVSDKIGVITNLLEKVDSLIIGGAMAYTFLKAKGYKIGLSKCEDDKLDVALDIMKKAEEKGVNLLLPVGSIVGKEFKNDTEFMYVPSDAMPDDMMGMDIGNTTIELFSKEIKKAKTIVWNGPMGVFEFPNFAKGTEAIAKAVAEAVTENNAIAIIGGGDSAAAVEKLGFADKMTHISTGGGASLEFLEGKALPGVVCLLDKNPRKKIIAANWKMNKTPDEAKSFIEELKCLISDVSAEVVICAPSILVAYVKEAIQGTNIKLGTQNMFYEDKGAYTGEISGPMLEKIGVEYVVIGHSERRQYFGETDEIVNKKVLAALKYGIKPIVCVGETLQQREFGITDELVRLQTKIAFNGVSKEDAVKIVVAYEPIWAIGTGKTATPEEANRVIGVIRQVLSEIYDEDTASLIRIQYGGSVNAGNASDLFSMPEIDGGLVGGASLNAQEFSKILHY, from the coding sequence ATGCCAACATTAAATAAAAAAACAATAGAAGATATAGAGGTAAGTGGAAAGAAAGTTTTAGTTCGTGTTGACTTTAACATTCCGCAAGATGAAAATGGAAATATTACTGATGATAGAAGAATAAGAGAAGCACTTCCTACAATAAAATACTTGATAAATAATAATGCAAAAGTTATATTAGTTTCTCACTTAGGTAGACCAAAAGGCAAATTTGATATGAAATATTCTATGGCACCTGTTGCTAAAAGATTATCAGAATTACTTGGTAAGGATGTAGTTTTAGCAAAGGATGTTGTTGGAGAAGATGCTCAAAAGTGCGTATCAGAAATGAAAGAGAAAGAGGTTGTCTTACTTGAAAATGTAAGATTCCATAAAGAAGAAGAAGCTAATGATGAAGAATTCGCTAAAAAACTAGCTAATCTTGCTGACATATATGTAAATGATGCTTTTGGAACAGCTCATAGAGCTCATGCATCTACTGCAGGAGTTGCAGAATTTTTACCGGCAGTTGCAGGATACTTAATGAAAAAAGAAATTGAAATGCTTGGCAATACTTTAGCAAAACCTGAAAGACCATTTGTTGCTATTTTAGGAGGTGCTAAAGTATCTGACAAAATTGGTGTTATTACAAACTTGCTTGAAAAAGTTGATAGCTTAATTATTGGCGGAGCTATGGCTTATACTTTCCTAAAAGCAAAGGGATATAAAATTGGACTATCAAAATGTGAAGATGATAAATTAGATGTGGCTCTTGATATAATGAAAAAAGCAGAAGAAAAGGGCGTAAATCTATTACTTCCTGTTGGAAGTATAGTTGGTAAAGAATTTAAAAATGATACTGAATTTATGTATGTACCATCAGATGCAATGCCAGATGACATGATGGGAATGGATATTGGAAATACAACAATTGAGTTATTCTCAAAAGAAATTAAAAAGGCAAAAACTATAGTTTGGAATGGACCTATGGGTGTATTTGAATTTCCTAATTTTGCAAAAGGAACTGAAGCAATTGCAAAAGCTGTTGCAGAAGCTGTTACTGAAAATAATGCTATTGCAATTATTGGTGGTGGTGATTCAGCTGCAGCAGTAGAAAAACTTGGCTTTGCAGATAAAATGACTCATATTTCAACTGGTGGTGGTGCTTCACTTGAATTCTTAGAAGGTAAAGCATTACCAGGAGTAGTTTGCTTACTAGATAAAAACCCAAGAAAGAAAATAATTGCTGCTAATTGGAAGATGAATAAAACTCCAGATGAGGCAAAATCTTTTATAGAGGAACTAAAATGTTTAATTTCTGATGTTTCAGCTGAAGTGGTTATTTGTGCTCCTTCAATACTTGTAGCTTATGTTAAAGAAGCTATACAAGGAACAAATATTAAATTAGGTACTCAAAATATGTTTTATGAAGATAAAGGAGCTTACACTGGAGAAATCTCTGGCCCAATGTTAGAGAAAATTGGGGTTGAATATGTTGTCATTGGACATTCAGAAAGAAGACAATATTTTGGTGAAACAGATGAAATTGTAAACAAAAAGGTTCTTGCAGCTTTAAAATATGGTATTAAACCTATCGTATGTGTAGGTGAAACATTACAGCAAAGAGAATTCGGAATAACTGATGAGTTAGTAAGATTACAAACAAAGATTGCTTTTAATGGTGTATCAAAAGAAGATGCTGTAAAAATTGTAGTTGCATACGAACCTATATGGGCTATTGGAACTGGTAAGACAGCTACCCCAGAGGAAGCAAATAGAGTTATCGGTGTAATTAGACAAGTACTATCTGAAATATATGATGAAGATACAGCTTCATTAATTAGAATTCAATACGGTGGTAGCGTTAATGCAGGAAATGCTTCAGATTTATTTAGTATGCCAGAAATTGATGGTGGATTAGTTGGTGGAGCAAGTCTAAATGCTCAAGAGTTTTCAAAAATTCTTCATTACTAA
- a CDS encoding DUF5697 family protein, with the protein MLIYCPEKEIEQFVYKWGCVKIEHIKELVHPYPEAKIKRLIKGLSIEQDGNTYIPIYSRISPLEKERTLRFLDFFCKNLQDKVSDYNPAQYPYVAVVKTTKGKTAFVAYVMKGEETIIRDMINILPPENVIFIIEDEKSKDILKVNCKITKYFLKDGREL; encoded by the coding sequence ATGTTAATTTATTGTCCAGAAAAAGAGATTGAACAATTTGTATATAAATGGGGTTGTGTAAAAATAGAGCATATAAAGGAACTTGTTCACCCATACCCAGAAGCAAAGATAAAAAGGCTTATAAAAGGTTTATCAATTGAGCAAGACGGAAATACTTATATTCCAATTTATTCAAGAATATCCCCATTAGAAAAAGAAAGGACATTAAGATTTCTTGATTTTTTCTGTAAGAATTTACAAGATAAAGTTTCAGATTATAACCCTGCACAATATCCGTATGTTGCAGTAGTAAAAACAACTAAAGGTAAAACTGCATTTGTAGCATATGTAATGAAAGGTGAAGAAACTATAATAAGAGATATGATAAATATTTTACCCCCAGAGAATGTAATATTTATAATTGAAGATGAAAAAAGTAAGGATATATTAAAGGTAAATTGCAAAATAACAAAATATTTTTTAAAAGATGGGAGAGAATTATAG
- a CDS encoding JAB domain-containing protein encodes MYEQLSFMPALNIDEKVNFKYVCKKYRLTLVQEKTFTYNQKLQDVYSVVRFLKENIELQNEPEEVIVVLAVKTQLNVIGVFEVARGVINSCATSMREIFKRLIIANATSFIFAHNHPSGLSTPSAEDIEFTRKLKEAGNLLGIRLLDSVIISESSYYSFVEEQIL; translated from the coding sequence ATGTATGAACAATTATCATTTATGCCTGCTCTTAATATTGATGAAAAAGTCAATTTCAAGTATGTATGCAAAAAATATAGACTAACACTGGTTCAAGAAAAAACATTTACTTACAATCAAAAACTACAAGATGTTTACAGTGTTGTTAGATTTCTTAAAGAAAATATTGAATTGCAAAATGAACCCGAAGAAGTGATTGTTGTATTAGCAGTCAAGACACAACTCAATGTTATAGGTGTATTTGAAGTCGCAAGAGGTGTAATAAATTCTTGTGCAACTTCTATGCGAGAGATTTTTAAGAGGCTTATTATTGCAAATGCAACATCATTTATCTTTGCTCATAATCATCCAAGTGGCTTAAGCACTCCATCAGCAGAAGATATAGAATTTACGAGAAAGCTAAAAGAGGCAGGCAATTTATTAGGTATTAGATTGCTTGATAGTGTAATTATTTCTGAAAGTTCTTATTATTCATTCGTAGAGGAACAAATTTTGTAG
- the gap gene encoding type I glyceraldehyde-3-phosphate dehydrogenase — translation MATKIGINGFGRIGRNAFKAILAKYPNEFEVVAINDLTDPKTLAHLLKYDSCYGKFEGTVDYTDNSIIVNGKEIKVTAEKDPANLPWKELGAEIVIESTGRFTKKADAEKHIQAGAKKVVISAPATDEDITIVMGVNQDSYDPAKHHVISNASCTTNCLAPVTKVIDQHFKVVRGLMTTVHSYTNDQQILDLPHKDLRRARAAALSIIPTTTGAAKAVALVLPHLKGKLNGFALRVPTPTVSVTDVVFEVEKSTTKEEVNAVLKAAAENELKGILGYSEEPLVSVDYKGDERSSIVDALSTMVMDGNMVKVVAWYDNEWGYSNRVADLLKFLVEKGL, via the coding sequence ATGGCAACAAAGATTGGTATTAATGGTTTCGGTAGAATTGGTAGAAATGCTTTTAAAGCTATTTTAGCAAAATATCCAAATGAATTTGAAGTTGTCGCAATTAACGACTTAACAGATCCAAAAACACTTGCACATCTATTAAAATATGACTCATGCTATGGAAAATTTGAAGGAACAGTTGACTATACTGATAACTCAATAATTGTAAATGGCAAGGAAATAAAGGTTACTGCTGAAAAAGATCCAGCTAATCTTCCATGGAAAGAATTAGGTGCTGAAATTGTTATTGAATCAACTGGTAGATTTACAAAAAAAGCAGATGCAGAAAAGCATATCCAGGCAGGTGCAAAGAAAGTTGTTATTTCAGCTCCTGCTACAGATGAAGATATAACAATAGTTATGGGTGTTAACCAAGATAGCTATGATCCAGCTAAACATCATGTTATTTCAAATGCATCATGTACAACTAACTGTTTAGCACCAGTAACAAAGGTTATTGACCAACATTTTAAAGTTGTTAGAGGTTTAATGACAACAGTTCACTCATATACAAACGATCAACAAATTCTTGACTTACCACATAAAGATTTAAGAAGAGCAAGAGCTGCAGCTTTATCAATAATTCCAACAACAACAGGTGCTGCAAAAGCAGTTGCTCTCGTATTACCACACTTAAAAGGTAAATTAAATGGTTTTGCATTAAGAGTACCAACACCTACTGTATCAGTAACTGATGTTGTTTTTGAAGTTGAAAAGTCAACAACTAAAGAAGAAGTAAATGCTGTATTAAAAGCAGCTGCTGAAAATGAATTAAAAGGTATTTTGGGATATAGCGAAGAACCATTAGTTTCTGTTGACTACAAGGGTGATGAAAGATCATCAATAGTTGATGCACTTTCAACAATGGTTATGGATGGTAATATGGTAAAAGTTGTTGCTTGGTACGACAATGAATGGGGTTACTCAAACAGAGTTGCTGATTTATTAAAATTCTTAGTTGAAAAAGGTCTATAA